In the Ruminococcus sp. OA3 genome, one interval contains:
- a CDS encoding Na/Pi cotransporter family protein: protein MEISDILILLGGLALFLYGMQMMSNGLEMAAGNKMKRILEKLTSNRIKGVLAGAVITAVIQSSSATTVMVVGFVNSGLMTLNQAVWVIMGANIGTTITGQLIALDIGVIAPLIAFLGVATILFVKNEKAKHISEIFAGLGVLFIGMDMMGSAMVPLQNSETFIHFMTTFSNPLIGILIGAVFTAIIQSSSASVGILQALASTGMIPLSSAVYILFGQNIGTCITAVLASIGTKVNAKRTTVIHLMFNIIGTVIFTVICLVTPFTILMEHITPGNPVAQIANVHTVFNIITTLLLLPFGTYMARLAEKILPDKQSEQEEVLHLEYIQPFESHYAMGHGALVLTQIDQEVERMRGIVRETVAGSFDAVLHSSSHGKEELEQKEEYIDYLNAEVSRYIVSVMHHEMAVEDSIKISGYYKILGNLERIGDHAMNVLGYAVSMKKKEVVFSDKAKQEIMTMKEMSLQILDDVAGSNVEDLKTMLEKTSRDEQKIDDIRNKYLTQQLERIGKSECIADAGIFFSEMLTDFERIGDHALNIAEQYYEMLTRVV from the coding sequence ATGGAAATATCTGATATTTTAATACTTTTGGGTGGTCTTGCGCTGTTTTTGTATGGCATGCAGATGATGAGCAATGGTCTTGAAATGGCTGCCGGAAACAAGATGAAAAGAATTCTCGAAAAGCTGACTTCCAACAGGATCAAAGGTGTTCTGGCAGGAGCAGTGATAACAGCAGTGATACAATCCTCTTCGGCTACGACCGTCATGGTGGTTGGTTTTGTTAATTCCGGGCTTATGACGCTGAACCAGGCGGTGTGGGTGATCATGGGAGCCAATATCGGCACCACAATCACGGGACAGCTGATTGCTCTGGATATCGGTGTGATCGCACCGCTTATCGCTTTTCTGGGTGTTGCAACAATTCTTTTCGTGAAAAACGAAAAGGCAAAGCACATCAGTGAAATTTTTGCGGGTCTTGGTGTGCTCTTTATTGGTATGGATATGATGGGCTCTGCCATGGTACCACTTCAGAACTCCGAAACTTTTATTCATTTCATGACGACATTCAGCAATCCGCTGATAGGCATACTCATCGGTGCCGTGTTTACAGCTATCATCCAGTCCTCATCGGCATCTGTCGGTATCCTGCAGGCTCTGGCAAGTACCGGCATGATACCGCTCTCCAGCGCAGTATACATTCTGTTTGGGCAAAACATCGGAACCTGTATCACGGCTGTACTGGCTTCGATCGGCACAAAAGTTAATGCCAAGCGGACAACCGTCATACATCTGATGTTTAACATCATCGGCACGGTCATATTTACAGTGATTTGCCTGGTGACACCGTTTACCATTTTGATGGAACACATAACCCCGGGCAATCCTGTCGCTCAGATTGCCAATGTCCATACGGTGTTCAATATTATCACCACTCTGCTTTTGCTGCCATTTGGTACATACATGGCGCGCCTGGCAGAGAAAATTCTTCCGGATAAACAAAGTGAACAGGAAGAAGTGCTGCATCTGGAATACATACAGCCGTTTGAGAGTCATTATGCCATGGGACATGGTGCATTGGTACTGACGCAGATTGACCAGGAGGTTGAGCGGATGCGGGGGATCGTCAGAGAGACCGTTGCGGGAAGTTTTGATGCCGTACTCCACAGCTCGTCACATGGGAAAGAGGAACTGGAACAGAAAGAAGAATATATTGATTATCTGAATGCAGAAGTATCCCGATATATTGTGTCTGTCATGCACCATGAAATGGCGGTGGAGGATTCCATAAAAATCAGCGGGTATTATAAAATTCTGGGGAATCTGGAGCGCATTGGGGACCACGCCATGAATGTTCTGGGCTATGCTGTTAGCATGAAGAAGAAGGAAGTTGTATTTTCTGATAAGGCAAAACAGGAGATCATGACGATGAAAGAGATGAGCCTTCAGATTCTGGATGACGTGGCCGGCAGCAATGTGGAAGACCTGAAAACCATGCTTGAGAAAACTTCACGTGATGAACAGAAAATAGACGATATTCGGAATAAGTATCTGACACAGCAGCTCGAGCGGATCGGCAAAAGCGAATGCATCGCTGATGCAGGTATCTTCTTTTCGGAAATGCTGACAGATTTTGAGCGAATCGGTGATCATGCGTTAAATATCGCTGAGCAATACTATGAAATGCTGACGAGGGTTGTATGA
- a CDS encoding diaminopimelate dehydrogenase, translated as MSIRIGILGYGNLGRGVECAVKQNPDMELTAVFTRRNPAEVSILTETAKVCSVSDAADWKDKIDVMILCGGSATDLPIQTPEYARLFNVIDSFDTHARIPEHFDNVDAAAKAGGTVGIISVGWDPGMFSLNRLYANAIMPQGNDYTFWGKGVSQGHSDAIRRIPGVKDARQYTIPVDAALEAVRNGENPQLTTRQKHTRDCYVVLEEGADATKVEETIKTMPNYFSDYDTAVHFVTEEELKKNHSKLPHGGFVLRSGCTGWENENKHLIEYSLKLDSNPEFTAGVIVAYARAACRLAKEGQTGCRTVFDIAPAYLSAKDGAALRAEML; from the coding sequence ATGAGTATAAGAATCGGAATTTTAGGTTATGGAAATCTGGGACGCGGCGTGGAGTGCGCAGTAAAGCAGAACCCTGATATGGAACTGACAGCAGTTTTTACACGCCGAAACCCTGCCGAAGTATCAATTCTTACGGAGACTGCAAAGGTATGCAGTGTATCGGATGCTGCAGACTGGAAGGATAAAATCGATGTTATGATCCTGTGTGGGGGAAGTGCAACGGACCTTCCGATACAGACACCGGAATATGCAAGACTGTTTAACGTGATAGACAGCTTTGATACACACGCAAGAATCCCGGAACATTTTGACAATGTTGATGCCGCGGCAAAGGCAGGAGGGACTGTTGGAATTATCTCTGTTGGCTGGGATCCGGGCATGTTCTCACTGAACCGGTTATACGCTAATGCGATTATGCCGCAGGGAAATGATTATACCTTCTGGGGAAAAGGCGTCAGTCAGGGACACTCTGATGCGATTCGCCGGATACCGGGCGTAAAAGATGCGAGACAGTATACAATCCCTGTCGATGCGGCACTGGAAGCTGTCCGGAACGGAGAGAATCCCCAGCTTACAACGCGTCAGAAGCATACCAGAGACTGCTACGTCGTTCTGGAGGAAGGCGCAGATGCAACCAAAGTCGAAGAGACGATCAAGACCATGCCGAATTATTTTTCGGATTATGATACTGCCGTACACTTTGTGACGGAAGAAGAATTAAAGAAAAACCACAGCAAACTTCCGCATGGTGGATTTGTACTGCGCAGCGGATGTACCGGATGGGAAAATGAAAATAAACACCTGATCGAATACAGTCTGAAACTGGATTCAAACCCGGAATTTACAGCCGGTGTGATTGTCGCGTATGCAAGAGCTGCCTGCCGGCTGGCAAAAGAAGGACAAACTGGATGCAGGACAGTATTCGATATTGCACCAGCATATCTGAGTGCAAAAGACGGTGCAGCGTTAAGGGCCGAAATGCTCTGA
- a CDS encoding spore photoproduct lyase family protein, producing MKFDAVYYEKDSLSYPLGRQLREQFAGLPWISVESHNSIKEMQEKENAEFGKMKRNLIIGIRKTHRYAENHKVSDYLVPYTSSGCTAMCLYCYLVCNYNKCAYLRLFVNREQMLDRLIKKGKSSENSLTFEIGSNSDLVLENIITGNLLYTIPRFAEEGRGCLTFPTKFHMVDSLLDLPHKGKVIFRMSVNPQPLISRIELGTSSLQKRMDAVNKMCEAGYPCGLLIAPIMLVKGWKAMYTELFEQLREGLTAKTQKQMFLEIIMMTYSYVHRAINSEAFPNAPDLYDSQLMTGRGRGRYCYRPEARAEAEEFLRAEADRILGDVKILYIS from the coding sequence ATGAAATTTGACGCAGTATATTATGAAAAAGACAGCCTGTCCTATCCACTGGGAAGACAATTGCGGGAACAATTTGCCGGTTTACCGTGGATATCGGTGGAGAGCCACAATTCCATAAAAGAAATGCAGGAAAAAGAAAATGCCGAGTTCGGCAAAATGAAACGGAATCTGATCATCGGAATCAGAAAAACACACAGGTATGCAGAGAATCACAAGGTATCGGATTATCTGGTTCCATACACATCATCAGGCTGTACGGCCATGTGCCTGTATTGCTATCTGGTGTGCAATTATAATAAATGTGCCTATCTGCGCCTGTTTGTCAACAGGGAGCAGATGCTGGACCGCCTGATCAAAAAAGGAAAGAGCAGTGAGAACAGCCTGACTTTTGAGATTGGCAGCAACAGTGATCTGGTACTGGAAAATATCATAACCGGCAATCTTTTATACACCATTCCCCGTTTTGCCGAAGAGGGAAGGGGATGTCTTACGTTTCCCACAAAATTTCATATGGTAGACAGTCTGCTTGACCTTCCCCACAAAGGAAAAGTGATTTTCCGCATGAGCGTAAATCCGCAGCCGCTGATCAGCCGTATAGAACTGGGGACTTCCAGTCTGCAAAAGCGGATGGATGCCGTAAACAAAATGTGTGAAGCCGGCTATCCCTGCGGGCTTTTAATCGCCCCCATTATGCTGGTGAAAGGGTGGAAAGCAATGTACACGGAACTATTTGAGCAGCTCCGCGAAGGCTTGACTGCCAAAACGCAAAAACAGATGTTTCTGGAGATCATTATGATGACATATTCCTATGTACACCGGGCAATCAACAGTGAGGCTTTCCCCAATGCTCCTGATCTGTATGACAGCCAGCTGATGACCGGACGGGGCAGAGGAAGATACTGTTACAGGCCGGAAGCGAGAGCCGAAGCTGAAGAATTTCTGCGCGCAGAAGCAGATAGAATACTTGGTGATGTGAAAATACTGTATATCAGTTAA
- a CDS encoding TetR/AcrR family transcriptional regulator, whose product MTTKERIIEEALTLFSSQGYQGTSVKNIADLVGIKDSSLYKHFRSKKEIFDTIVQEMSVRMEKMSREYGLPDDQNPVEAAKIYEKITPEELVALSKKIFLFYLRDPFASRFRRMLTMEQYRDREIYTVYRGIFMDAAIRYQTELFAEMVQHKVFAAADPQTMAVNFYAPIFLLLTQYDQEPEKEEEALLAIERQVAEFVRIYKNDI is encoded by the coding sequence TTGACGACGAAGGAACGCATCATTGAAGAAGCCCTTACATTATTTTCCTCCCAGGGATATCAGGGAACCAGTGTGAAAAATATCGCTGATCTTGTGGGAATCAAAGACAGTTCCCTGTATAAACATTTCAGGAGCAAAAAAGAGATCTTTGATACGATCGTACAGGAAATGTCTGTGAGAATGGAGAAAATGTCCAGGGAATACGGACTGCCGGATGACCAGAATCCGGTGGAAGCCGCCAAAATTTATGAGAAGATCACGCCGGAGGAACTGGTTGCACTGAGCAAAAAAATATTTCTGTTTTATCTACGTGATCCGTTCGCCTCCAGATTTCGCAGGATGCTGACGATGGAGCAGTATCGGGACAGAGAGATTTATACCGTATACCGCGGGATATTCATGGACGCGGCAATCCGCTATCAGACGGAGCTGTTTGCCGAGATGGTGCAGCACAAAGTGTTTGCAGCCGCTGATCCACAGACGATGGCTGTCAATTTCTATGCGCCGATCTTCTTGCTTCTGACGCAGTATGACCAGGAACCGGAAAAGGAGGAGGAAGCACTCCTGGCAATTGAACGGCAGGTTGCTGAGTTTGTCAGGATCTACAAAAATGATATATGA
- a CDS encoding radical SAM/SPASM domain-containing protein, with product MNGFELTSYLSNGVDRIIRDMLKVSLKYPQESLFFIQYAAAQKKAKTLREQSERSGVHIPPFLIASITRQCNLHCKGCYAAACSAQPERKELSGQDWGSIFSQAEALGIGFILLAGGEPLTRKDVLCEAGRHRRLLFPVFTNGTMLTHDYLKLFSSNRNLLPVLSIEGGRNITDARRGEGVYVKLMQAMDSLKHTGVLFGTSVTVTKENIDEVTSGSFVEKLHANGCKAVIYVEYVPVDKDSAALAFDDADRRVFEDRVAKLRICQEQMMFLCFPGDEKSSGGCLAAGRGFFHINAYGGAEPCPFSAYSDTSVLHTGLRAALSSPLFMHLQTSGMLDAEHNGGCVLFEREHMIKSYMGGQ from the coding sequence ATGAATGGTTTTGAATTAACGTCTTACCTGAGCAATGGGGTAGACAGAATCATCAGGGATATGTTAAAGGTATCTCTGAAATATCCACAGGAAAGCCTGTTTTTCATACAGTATGCGGCGGCTCAGAAAAAAGCCAAAACACTGCGGGAACAGTCCGAAAGGAGTGGTGTGCACATACCGCCGTTTTTAATCGCCAGCATTACCAGACAGTGTAATCTGCACTGTAAAGGCTGTTATGCTGCCGCATGCAGCGCTCAACCCGAAAGAAAAGAACTCTCCGGTCAGGACTGGGGCAGTATTTTTTCTCAGGCAGAGGCCCTTGGTATTGGTTTTATCCTGCTGGCAGGAGGAGAACCTCTGACCAGGAAGGATGTACTATGTGAAGCGGGAAGACATCGGAGACTTCTGTTTCCTGTTTTTACGAATGGAACCATGCTGACTCACGATTATCTGAAGCTGTTTTCCTCCAATCGGAATCTGCTGCCGGTCCTTAGTATTGAGGGAGGCCGCAATATTACAGACGCACGAAGAGGGGAAGGCGTATATGTGAAACTGATGCAGGCGATGGATTCATTAAAGCATACCGGAGTCCTGTTCGGAACATCTGTCACTGTAACAAAGGAAAATATAGACGAGGTGACTTCCGGGTCATTTGTGGAAAAACTTCATGCCAACGGATGTAAAGCAGTGATCTATGTGGAATATGTGCCCGTCGATAAAGATTCCGCTGCTCTGGCATTTGATGATGCTGACCGCCGGGTCTTTGAGGACAGAGTGGCAAAGCTGAGAATTTGTCAGGAGCAAATGATGTTCCTGTGTTTTCCCGGGGATGAAAAAAGCTCGGGTGGGTGTCTGGCAGCCGGCAGGGGCTTTTTCCACATCAATGCATACGGCGGCGCAGAACCGTGCCCGTTTTCCGCTTATTCTGATACCAGCGTTTTACATACCGGTCTGAGGGCAGCCCTGTCTTCGCCGCTCTTTATGCATCTGCAGACCAGCGGGATGCTGGATGCCGAACACAATGGAGGCTGTGTTCTGTTTGAGCGGGAACATATGATCAAATCTTATATGGGAGGTCAGTAA
- a CDS encoding 5'-nucleotidase C-terminal domain-containing protein produces MKTLKRNVTTAAAAVMLLALAITPVFAAPAEPGTDTSFRIEVIQTSDIHAYLTETTDQTGQTTALGMPKLKDLIDKTTSEADGSLVLDSGDVFHGQSIATMAEGTTAAELLGICGYDAMTSGNHDWNYGKEQLKVLEGIADANNGAKSFSILAGNVTDEDGSPFFDNEYLIKEVTKDGKTLKIGVFGVIDPKLYNATAPANVEGLTFTDMTVYSSQAAEYLRGQGCQIVIGIAHCIQPLAENGISNTVSGVDLWLDGHEHMTFDSWSQNDSVLTTEAGSHLNTVYNISIECTLADDGTLTGLAMTPNAVSAADAGSTYSADPFVQSVVDRILADQEEEKNRPVGNAPEALDGVWEHVRTGETTMGRAVTSAYLLETGADIAIENAGGIRAGIDAGEVTYGEALDVFPYGNYIVTRELTGEEVRGLLEASLKIQLDNMKADIAGDYDGWPANSGQALQVGGLTANYTFESDEPRITDIKVGDAALSDTDVYTVATNSYLVTDADNYPALAAKENLHEYSACEDALADYLSQDSSVTSADITASRMHYNKMEQAPLVLSGMKETAVLGDGGFQIRVSGGTTGGSVTYTSSNTDIATIDEEGNVTIKGAGKTEISAVMAGNLLYREVSVSRSFEVEEEAPPAKEPADPEDPADTKDPASSKAPKPKRTVTPTRRQSTGTRSRPVKTADETSSELYLALALAGAGGIGILLCKKRKQCS; encoded by the coding sequence ATGAAAACACTAAAAAGAAATGTCACAACAGCCGCTGCTGCCGTGATGCTGCTGGCTTTGGCCATAACACCGGTTTTTGCTGCTCCTGCAGAGCCAGGGACAGATACATCATTCCGGATTGAAGTGATACAGACCAGTGACATCCATGCGTATCTGACAGAAACAACGGATCAGACCGGGCAGACAACTGCCCTTGGAATGCCGAAACTGAAAGACCTGATTGATAAGACGACCTCAGAAGCAGACGGGTCTCTCGTACTGGATTCCGGCGATGTATTTCACGGACAGTCGATTGCAACAATGGCAGAGGGAACTACTGCAGCCGAGCTTTTGGGTATCTGTGGATACGATGCAATGACTTCCGGTAACCATGACTGGAATTATGGAAAAGAACAGCTGAAAGTTCTGGAAGGCATCGCAGACGCAAACAACGGAGCGAAGTCGTTTTCCATCCTCGCCGGAAATGTGACAGACGAGGACGGCAGCCCATTTTTTGATAATGAATACCTGATTAAAGAAGTGACTAAGGACGGAAAAACATTAAAAATCGGCGTGTTTGGCGTCATTGATCCCAAATTGTACAACGCTACGGCCCCGGCAAATGTGGAAGGCCTTACATTCACGGATATGACAGTGTATTCCAGCCAGGCGGCGGAATACCTCAGAGGACAGGGGTGTCAGATCGTGATAGGGATAGCACACTGCATCCAGCCCCTCGCAGAGAATGGAATTTCCAATACAGTATCTGGGGTGGATCTGTGGCTTGACGGTCATGAGCATATGACATTTGATTCATGGTCACAGAACGACAGCGTATTGACGACAGAGGCTGGCTCTCACCTGAATACGGTATACAATATTTCCATCGAATGCACCCTTGCAGATGATGGAACGCTGACAGGCCTTGCGATGACTCCGAATGCAGTTTCAGCAGCCGATGCAGGAAGTACATACAGTGCCGACCCCTTCGTACAGAGTGTTGTGGACAGAATCCTGGCAGATCAGGAAGAGGAGAAAAACAGACCAGTCGGAAACGCGCCGGAAGCCCTGGACGGAGTCTGGGAGCATGTGCGGACCGGGGAGACTACGATGGGGCGCGCCGTCACAAGTGCATATCTTCTGGAGACGGGAGCGGATATTGCCATCGAGAATGCAGGCGGTATACGGGCCGGCATCGATGCAGGAGAGGTAACTTACGGGGAAGCACTGGACGTTTTTCCTTACGGGAATTATATCGTCACGCGAGAACTGACCGGCGAAGAAGTCCGGGGGCTTCTGGAAGCATCGCTGAAGATTCAGCTCGACAATATGAAGGCTGACATAGCCGGAGATTATGACGGATGGCCGGCAAACAGCGGTCAGGCACTTCAGGTCGGCGGATTGACGGCAAATTACACTTTCGAGAGTGACGAGCCCAGGATCACGGATATAAAAGTGGGAGATGCCGCTCTTTCCGATACGGATGTCTATACCGTTGCCACGAACAGCTATCTGGTCACGGATGCGGACAATTACCCGGCACTGGCCGCAAAGGAGAATCTGCATGAGTACAGTGCGTGTGAGGATGCACTGGCAGACTACCTAAGCCAGGACAGCTCTGTCACAAGTGCAGACATAACAGCATCCCGCATGCACTACAATAAGATGGAACAGGCTCCTCTTGTGCTGAGCGGTATGAAGGAAACTGCGGTATTGGGGGACGGGGGATTTCAGATCCGTGTATCCGGGGGGACAACCGGAGGCTCAGTCACGTATACAAGCTCTAATACGGATATAGCCACAATCGATGAAGAGGGAAATGTGACCATCAAAGGAGCCGGAAAAACGGAGATTTCCGCAGTTATGGCTGGGAATCTGCTTTATAGAGAGGTCAGTGTGTCACGAAGTTTTGAGGTAGAAGAGGAAGCTCCGCCAGCAAAAGAGCCGGCAGATCCCGAAGACCCTGCGGATACCAAAGATCCGGCTTCATCCAAAGCGCCGAAACCGAAAAGAACAGTGACTCCGACACGCAGACAATCTACCGGGACCAGGAGCAGGCCGGTAAAAACTGCAGATGAAACATCTTCGGAGCTTTATCTGGCATTGGCACTTGCGGGTGCGGGAGGAATCGGAATTTTACTCTGTAAAAAAAGAAAACAGTGTTCATAA
- a CDS encoding DUF4097 family beta strand repeat-containing protein: MKNKNRIWLISFGCIGIGIVLLIAGMMLGGRPGFYIDRTGIHSQYSNSSDSPYIQEKMRLDEFSSIDIDLNYADIKIQPSDGYYLEYQLDGAGPEPEYEVKNGKLRFKESPAGGFIGGLNFFTFSDFSRSYDYYVILYVPADKYFKAVKLVSDDGMISTGDIRAESMDITDDYGQVSIESFKGRELSINMDDGRLKIQNLDADTVLINNEYGECEIENMKVKTLEARLDDGDFKVSKGHAANLDIDNEYGNVTLGMSEKLDAYDLDLETEYGRIEVQGYPEMSNSDDEARFKSNNGAEHKAKVRCDDGDIVIAQAR, translated from the coding sequence ATGAAGAATAAAAACAGAATCTGGCTGATATCATTTGGCTGCATCGGGATCGGTATCGTGCTGCTGATCGCAGGCATGATGCTGGGAGGCCGCCCGGGATTTTATATTGACAGAACCGGTATACATTCTCAATACAGTAATAGTTCTGATTCTCCGTATATACAGGAAAAAATGAGGCTGGATGAATTCTCCAGTATTGACATCGATCTGAACTATGCTGATATAAAGATACAGCCTTCTGACGGCTACTATCTGGAGTATCAACTTGACGGGGCGGGTCCGGAACCTGAATACGAAGTGAAAAATGGAAAACTGCGATTCAAAGAAAGCCCGGCAGGCGGCTTTATAGGCGGATTAAACTTTTTCACATTCAGCGACTTCAGCCGCTCCTACGATTATTACGTGATATTGTATGTACCGGCTGACAAATATTTTAAAGCGGTAAAACTCGTGAGTGACGACGGTATGATCAGTACCGGTGACATCCGTGCCGAATCGATGGATATCACCGACGACTATGGTCAGGTATCTATTGAGAGCTTTAAGGGCAGAGAACTCAGTATTAATATGGATGACGGGAGATTAAAAATTCAGAATCTGGACGCAGATACGGTTTTGATCAACAACGAATACGGGGAATGTGAGATTGAGAACATGAAAGTCAAAACGCTTGAAGCCCGGCTGGATGACGGTGATTTCAAGGTATCGAAAGGCCATGCTGCAAATCTGGATATCGACAATGAATACGGAAATGTTACACTTGGCATGTCTGAGAAGCTGGATGCTTACGATCTTGATCTGGAGACAGAATATGGACGCATTGAAGTTCAGGGGTATCCGGAAATGTCCAACAGCGATGATGAAGCACGATTCAAGTCCAATAACGGCGCAGAACATAAAGCAAAGGTCAGATGTGATGATGGAGATATCGTCATTGCACAGGCAAGGTAA
- a CDS encoding DUF1700 domain-containing protein: MNRDEYMKQMRHHLRRLPKEDYDRAIEYFEEYFEEAGPECEQQAIEDLGLPEIAADQIIRDLAMENAAKPNVSVKRGMSAVWVGILAVFAAPIGLPLALAAGAVLLAIVLVVLSIIFAVFITAVTLAASAVPLLIGSIWLLFTSPVNGLANIGLSLIAVGIGIWIIKGCIWLCRWFLNLMTRLFGRIARRGSNHEE; encoded by the coding sequence GTGAACAGGGATGAATATATGAAGCAAATGCGTCATCATCTTCGCAGGCTTCCAAAGGAAGACTATGACAGGGCAATTGAATATTTTGAAGAATATTTCGAAGAGGCTGGTCCGGAATGTGAACAGCAGGCGATCGAAGATCTGGGATTACCGGAGATAGCGGCGGATCAGATCATCCGGGATCTGGCGATGGAAAACGCAGCAAAACCAAATGTCAGTGTTAAACGCGGAATGTCTGCAGTATGGGTTGGAATCCTGGCTGTATTCGCCGCACCGATCGGACTTCCTCTGGCATTGGCTGCTGGAGCGGTGTTGCTGGCCATTGTACTGGTCGTTCTCAGCATTATTTTTGCCGTTTTTATCACGGCAGTGACGCTTGCCGCCTCCGCTGTTCCTCTTTTGATCGGGAGTATCTGGCTGCTGTTCACATCACCAGTCAACGGGCTGGCGAATATTGGGCTGAGCCTGATTGCTGTCGGTATTGGAATCTGGATTATAAAAGGATGCATCTGGCTGTGCAGATGGTTCTTGAATCTGATGACGAGATTATTTGGGAGAATCGCAAGGAGGGGATCTAACCATGAAGAATAA
- a CDS encoding PadR family transcriptional regulator produces MIFPLNAPMFDLLVLAVVDKEDAYGYQITQIVKRVSNTKDSTLYPILRRLQEDNCLTAYDEQYQGRNRKYYRITENGKAKYQNLLSEWTLYKNEVDKIIEGGSDSEQG; encoded by the coding sequence ATGATTTTTCCTCTGAACGCACCGATGTTTGATCTGCTCGTCCTGGCTGTTGTGGACAAAGAAGACGCCTACGGATACCAGATCACTCAGATTGTAAAACGAGTTTCGAATACGAAGGATTCCACTTTATACCCTATACTGCGAAGGCTTCAGGAGGATAACTGCCTGACAGCCTATGATGAACAATATCAGGGACGCAACCGCAAGTATTACCGCATTACTGAAAATGGCAAAGCGAAATATCAGAATCTACTAAGTGAATGGACGCTTTATAAGAATGAAGTAGATAAAATTATAGAAGGAGGGTCAGACAGTGAACAGGGATGA